Proteins co-encoded in one Corylus avellana chromosome ca9, CavTom2PMs-1.0 genomic window:
- the LOC132191675 gene encoding protein RETICULATA-RELATED 3, chloroplastic-like, whose translation MASMARLLLGSSPIPRQYQYHGNFSVTPFAAAISFPHSSASSSLPNQRCPFNLIHAKHLSGPTNLRGQSEIPFAGGDGGGNDGIGRGGGGGGGWSGGDGGSDSGDSSSSSSSAGAFGILGLFLSGWRSRVAADPQFPFKVVMEELVGVSACVIGDMASRPNFGLNELDFVFSTLVVGSILNFTLMYLLAPTLSASSSSLPALFANCPTSHMFEPGAYTILNRFGTFVYKGAVFAAVGFAAGLVGTAISNGLINLRKKMDPTFETPNKAPPTLLNALTWAAHMGLSSNFRYQTLNGIEFLLDKGLSPLAFKSSVVVLRCLNNVLGGMSFVILARFTGAQSVGEPKAVAEGEVGSVAEKEKLIDGAEDFQSK comes from the coding sequence ATGGCGAGCATGGCTCGGCTTCTGCTTGGTTCCTCTCCGATTCCCAGGCAATACCAATACCACGGCAACTTTTCCGTTACTCCCTTTGCTGCTGCCATTTCATTTCCGCATTCTTCTGCGTCCTCGTCTCTCCCCAATCAGCGCTGCCCTTTTAATCTAATCCACGCGAAGCACCTCTCCGGACCAACCAACTTGCGTGGCCAATCCGAGATACCATTTGCCGGGGGAGATGGTGGGGGAAACGATGGGATCGGACGCGGAGGCGGCGGCGGCGGAGGCTGGAGTGGAGGAGATGGGGGGAGCGACTCTGGTGATTCGTCGTCTTCATCGTCGTCTGCTGGGGCTTTTGGGATTCTGGGTCTTTTTCTGAGTGGATGGAGATCGAGGGTTGCGGCCGATCCCCAATTCCCCTTCAAGGTTGTGATGGAGGAATTGGTGGGTGTCTCTGCCTGTGTTATCGGAGACATGGCTTCGCGTCCCAACTTCGGCCTCAACGAGCTCGACTTCGTTTTCTCGACGCTCGTGGTTGGATCCATACTGAACTTCACGCTTATGTATCTTTTGGCACCAACCCTGTCCGCTTCTTCTTCTAGTCTCCCCGCCCTCTTTGCCAATTGTCCCACGAGCCACATGTTTGAACCGGGTGCCTATACCATTCTCAATCGGTTCGGGACTTTTGTGTATAAAGGAGCTGTGTTTGCTGCAGTTGGGTTCGCCGCAGGGCTGGTGGGGACTGCCATCTCAAATGGGTTGATCAATTTGAGGAAGAAGATGGATCCCACTTTCGAGACCCCCAACAAGGCTCCTCCGACGCTTTTGAATGCGCTCACATGGGCCGCTCACATGGGTCTTAGCAGCAACTTCAGGTACCAAACTTTGAACGGGATCGAGTTCTTGCTGGACAAGGGGCTTTCTCCATTGGCGTTCAAGTCCTCAGTGGTGGTTCTCAGGTGCTTGAACAATGTTCTTGGGGGGATGTCGTTCGTGATATTGGCCAGGTTCACTGGGGCACAGAGCGTCGGGGAGCCCAAGGCAGTTGCAGAAGGAGAGGTTGGCTCGGTTGCAGAGAAGGAGAAGCTCATTGATGGGGCCGAGGATTTCCAGAGCAAGTGA